AAACAGAAAGTTATTTGTGACCTAATTCAAGCTAATGTAGCTAGCTTCTGTTTAGTATGTTACAAATTATACAAACTGAGTAATTTAAAGATGTAATCTTGTGATTCTTATATCTTGAATTCTGATCTATTCCAGCATTTAAATTCATAGAAATGTGtcttgttttgttaaataatgtatttttaatacaATTTGTTTGTAATGTTCACAGTTTTACAATCAAGAAAAAGAGAGGTCTACAGTAAAGACACAAAAGAAGGAAAAAACTGTGTCTGGTCATTATTGGAACCACCTTCTCTTATTAATGTTTAGCTCGCTGCATAGGCTGAGTAGCCACACTCAACCGAGGGCAGAAGAGTAAAAAGATTAGCTACTTATCAAGCCTCCAAGATGTCTCAGTCTGAAACTACACCACCTATGTCCCAGATGGTGGCCCGGTCGGAGTGCTACTCACGTTCTTCACGCCGCTCGTCCACCAGCCAAGCTGCAGCACGAGCACGAGCAGACGCAGAAGCTGCCCGCACCAGAGCACAGTACGCCAAACGCCAGATCGACATGGAGGTCGAGAAGGCACGCATCGAGGCAACACTAAACGCTCTGAAGAAGGAGGGTGAGGCTGAAGCAGCGCTTGCTGCAGCTCATGTCCTGGAAGCGGCAGCTGATGAGGAGCACCACGCCATCGACCTCACTGAGCAAGGCATCTCCCCTAAGACGCCTCCTTCCATTAGACGTGCTCAAGACTATGTGAATGATCACTTCACCAACTCCAGTTTGCAtgtgaaagaagaagaaaagcCTGACACAGGACAACTGGTCAGTTATAACAAATCTCACCATCTACAACAGAGCCATACACCAGTCCCTTCCTCTCCAGGTGAACATTTCACTGATTTTGCAGACAGGGAGCAGCTGAAGTCCCCTCCTACACACATAAAAATGGATATTTCACCCAAGCCTAGACCTTCAGTGACTGAAGTGAGGCTGAACTGTCGGATCTAACAGCCTACCTAGCACGCCGTGATCTGCTGACAGCGGGATTCAAGGTTTTCGACAATCGTCCTGAGTCCTACTTGTCCTGGAAGTCCATCTTGTGCAACGCCATAGAAGGCCTCAACCTCAAGCCCAGTGAAGAGCTTGACCTTCTAACCAAGTGGCTCAGCGGGGAGTCCCTTCAACACGCTCTGAGGATCAGGGCAGTCCATGTGAACAACCCACAAGCAGGCCTCCAACGTTTGTGGCAGCGTCTAGACAAGAGTTATGGCTCTCCAGAGGTAGTCGAAGCGTCACTCTTCCAACGCTTACAGACTTTTCCAAAGATATCCAATAAAGACACTCACCTGCTGCAGGAGCTTGCAGACCTTCTGCTAGAGTTAATGTATGCCCAAAGTGAAGGTTATCTGCCAGGCCTTAGCTTTCTTGACACCCCAAGGGGCATAAACCCGATAGTTGAAAAGCTCCCTTACGGGCTCCAGGAGTCATGGGTGAAACAAGGGACAAAATACAAAAGAGACAATGGTGCAGTTTACCTACCTTTCTCCTATTTTGTTCAGTTTGTAAATGACTATGCTGAAATGAAAACAGACCCTAGCTTTATGTTACAAAGTTCAAACATAGTAGCTCCAAGAGTTGAAAAGACACTGGTAAAACCAACCAGGTACAGAGTTCCGGTTGCAgtgaacaaaacaaacattagTCAAACAAGTGGCACAACTCAAACATCCATTCTTAATCCGGACAAGCAATGTCCCATTCACCACAAGCCCCATTCACTCGCTAAATGCAGGGGATTTAGGTCAAAAACACTGGATGAAAGAAAAGGTATTCTGAAAGAACACGCTATTTGTTATAAGTGTTGTTCCTCCACAACTCACAGAGCTAAAGACTGTAAAGCCATTATTCAATGCTCAGAATGTAAGAGTGACGTGCATGTatccgcaatgcatgctggtcCCCCTCCGTGGACACCTAAAGACTCCAACCCTCTGCCTCAGAGCCACGGCGGGGAGTTTGACTCCTCAAGCCCTGTAACTACAACCAGTTGCACAGAAGTGTGTGGCCAAGGCCTCAAAGGTAAATCCTGCTCTAAGATTTGCTTAGTCAACGTGTATCCCCGCACATCCCCTGAAGAGAAAAGGAGGATGTATGCCATGTTAGATGACCAGAGCAATTCATCCTTAGCCAGGTCCGCCTTCTTTGACATGTTTAATGTAAAGAGTACCGTACTCCCATACACCATGAAAACATGCGCTGGCTTATCGGAGACTGGAGGGCGCAGAGCCAGTGACTTTGTTATTGAGGATGTAAATGGAAAAGTGTCCATGCTGCTGCCCATACTAACAGAATGTGATCAGATTCCAGATAACAGGGACGAGATTCCCACTGCTGAGGCTGTGTCGGCTCACCCTCATCTACAGGCAATCGCTTCGCAGATTCCTCCTCTGGATCCATCAGCAGAAATCCTTCTCCTCTTGGGCAGGGACATTATCCGAGCTCATAAGGTCCGCAGTCAGGTGAATGGTCCAAACAGTGCGCCTTATGCTCAACGCCTTGATCTGGGATGGGTAGTTGTAGGTGATGTCTGCCTTTCAGGTGCCCATAAACCCACAGTGAACTCTTTTAAGACAAACATTCTTAACAACGGCCACCCTACTTACCTCAGCCCCTGTGAAAACAAGTTCTATATCAAGGACAAATACACAGAAAGCCGTCATACACTTGATAAGACACGAGTTGAATTGGGCAGGAACATTTTCCAGCAAACTACAGATGACGACAAAGTGGCACTTTCAGCAGAAGATGCTTTGTTCTTGGAAATTATGCACAAAGGCTTTGCAAAAGATGATGCGAATAATTGGGTAGCTCCACTCCCATTCCGCACGCCCAGGCAGCGTTTGCCCAACAACAGGCACCAGGCCCTCAGTCGTTTAATGTCGCTCCGCAAAACGCTGAAAAGGAAACCTAAAATGAGAGAGCATTATGTTGAGTTTTTGGACAAAATCTTCAGTAAAGGCCACGCCGAACCAGCTCCGGCTCTTACTCCAGACCAAGAATGCTGGTATCTCCCTAGTTTTGGAGTTTACCACCCTCAAAAGCCAGAGAAAATTAGGGTAGTCTTTGATTCGAGTGCTCAATGCTGCAACGTTTCTCTCAATGACGTGCTACTTAAAGGGCCAGATCTTAATAACACTCTTGTGGGAGTTCTGATGCGTTTCAGGTCTGACCCATACGCAGTCATGGCAGACGTCGAGCAAATGTTTCACAACTTTCTTGTCAGGGAGGACCACCGTAACTACCTTCGCTTCTTGTGGTTCAAAAATCATGATCTGGATGGAGAAGTGCAGGAATTCAGGATGAGAGTACACGTATTTGGGAACTGTCCCTCCCCATCAGTGGCGATCTATGGACTGAAACGGTCAGCAATGGAGGGAGAAAAAGAATACGGCAGTGATACAAGAGCATTCATTGAACGTCACTTTTATGTAGATGACGGACTAAAATCATTCTCTTCCACAGACGAGGCCATTGACGTTCTCTCTAGAGCTCAGAAGATGCTGGCTAAGTGTAACATACGGCTGCACAAAATCTCATCTAACTGTCCTATAATCACAGGTGCTTTTCCAAGTGAGGACCTTGCAACGGACATGCAGGGCCTTGATCTGGGGCAGACTACCCCACCCATGCAGCACAGCTTAGGCTTGGGCTGGGACCTGTCCACAGACCTGTTCAAGTTTCAGGTAACAGTCAATGAAAAGCCCTTTACCAAACGGGGGGTGCTGTCAGTCATTAATAGTGTCTACGACCCGCTTGGCTTTGCTGTCCCAGTCATTGTGGAAGGCAGGGTCATACTGAGAGACATTTCCACTGACATTTGTGAATGGGACACTGAA
This sequence is a window from Misgurnus anguillicaudatus chromosome 24, ASM2758022v2, whole genome shotgun sequence. Protein-coding genes within it:
- the LOC141361538 gene encoding uncharacterized protein, with protein sequence MSQSETTPPMSQMVARSECYSRSSRRSSTSQAAARARADAEAARTRAQYAKRQIDMEVEKARIEATLNALKKEGEAEAALAAAHVLEAAADEEHHAIDLTEQGISPKTPPSIRRAQDYVNDHFTNSSLHVKEEEKPDTGQLVSYNKSHHLQQSHTPVPSSPGEHFTDFADREQLNEAELSDLTAYLARRDLLTAGFKVFDNRPESYLSWKSILCNAIEGLNLKPSEELDLLTKWLSGESLQHALRIRAVHVNNPQAGLQRLWQRLDKSYGSPEVVEASLFQRLQTFPKISNKDTHLLQELADLLLELMYAQSEGYLPGLSFLDTPRGINPIVEKLPYGLQESWVKQGTKYKRDNGAVYLPFSYFVQFVNDYAEMKTDPSFMLQSSNIVAPRVEKTLVKPTRYRVPVAVNKTNISQTSGTTQTSILNPDKQCPIHHKPHSLAKCRGFRSKTLDERKGILKEHAICYKCCSSTTHRAKDCKAIIQCSECKSDVHVSAMHAGPPPWTPKDSNPLPQSHGGEFDSSSPVTTTSCTEVCGQGLKGKSCSKICLVNVYPRTSPEEKRRMYAMLDDQSNSSLARSAFFDMFNVKSTVLPYTMKTCAGLSETGGRRASDFVIEDVNGKVSMLLPILTECDQIPDNRDEIPTAEAVSAHPHLQAIASQIPPLDPSAEILLLLGRDIIRAHKVRSQVNGPNSAPYAQRLDLGWVVVGDVCLSGAHKPTVNSFKTNILNNGHPTYLSPCENKFYIKDKYTESRHTLDKTRVELGRNIFQQTTDDDKVALSAEDALFLEIMHKGFAKDDANNWVAPLPFRTPRQRLPNNRHQALSRLMSLRKTLKRKPKMREHYVEFLDKIFSKGHAEPAPALTPDQECWYLPSFGVYHPQKPEKIRVVFDSSAQCCNVSLNDVLLKGPDLNNTLVGVLMRFRSDPYAVMADVEQMFHNFLVREDHRNYLRFLWFKNHDLDGEVQEFRMRVHVFGNCPSPSVAIYGLKRSAMEGEKEYGSDTRAFIERHFYVDDGLKSFSSTDEAIDVLSRAQKMLAKCNIRLHKISSNCPIITGAFPSEDLATDMQGLDLGQTTPPMQHSLGLGWDLSTDLFKFQVTVNEKPFTKRGVLSVINSVYDPLGFAVPVIVEGRVILRDISTDICEWDTELPKDKLHQWQHWKDSLKYLQQLGIPRMYTSIPLSAALNKEIHVFCDASTKAVGAVAYLKLTDRDGHSEVGFLLGKARLSPKPDITIPRLELCAAVLAVEVAELVLEELDIAVEQVNFYSDSKVVLGYIFNKKRRFHVYVHNRVERIRRFTQPHQWHYVPTHLNPADHATRALPAEQLSNSTWISGPAFLSNSEKSHTQAELFDLVDPDTDNELRPEVTTCATTLSKDRLSSVRFEKFSSWNALLKAIAKLQHIAQSFKPNTESSCHGWHNCKEQLTEKQLNQAKNTIIRIVQREVYAEDIRQVEKGVPLKNSSPLSKLSPIIDTNGILRVGGRLKRAQLTSDEINPILIPGKHHLAQLIIKHFHGKVCHQGRHFTEGAVRTAGFWIVGGKRAISRVIFNCVTCRKLRGRQQEQIMAELPEDRLSTEPPFTHVGLDVFGPWPVVVRKTRGGQSDAKRWAVIFTCMSTRAIHIETIESMDTSSFINALRRFFAIRGAVKLLRSDCGTNFVSACKELQIDRQGCHNSKLHSFFKDSECKWHFNPPHASHMGGSWERMIGVTRKILDAMLLEQKNAKLTHEILVTLMAEVTAIVNARPLTAVSTDPENPAILTPAMLLTQKVGNPPVPPGQFESRDLFRAQWRRVQYLANVFWSRWQKEYLSGLQNRRKWKTVKPNLQTGDVVLLKEALEHRNNWPLGCITKIFPSEDGLVRKIEVKIFRKGELRCYIRPISEVVLLVSKDST